In Sphingobacterium zeae, one genomic interval encodes:
- a CDS encoding SGNH/GDSL hydrolase family protein, translated as MEKIAAILIFVLGCVCKCFSQDRTVRQLPANTPQVTYVGRTITNASNEVTFDWVGTYFEFKLTGQSVAMRASDTGESYYNVFVDGRLEKTFLINSRDTVITIVSNLKGNKAYHVRVQKRSEGEFGCTTIKGFMLGNKSLLDGVVSRPARFIEFIGDSFTVGYGADGTNREQDFSVETENADKTYACILARYFQTDYALIAHSGRGAARNYGDTLTSSRYTMKDAMLNTLNSDSSTRYKFDQYKPDLVIINLGSNDFSTQPIPSQTTFEKAYLRIIRQLRSVYGPEVKILCVVSRLADPVERYIAEIVERAGDTNLHHTASLKNVMNNDSDMGAAWHPGVRGQQKMATFLVPYVATVMDWSLEDRVIK; from the coding sequence ATGGAAAAAATAGCAGCGATTTTAATCTTTGTTTTGGGCTGTGTTTGCAAATGCTTTTCACAGGACAGAACGGTGCGACAGCTCCCAGCAAATACACCACAAGTCACATACGTCGGACGGACGATTACCAATGCATCTAACGAGGTGACTTTTGATTGGGTTGGAACTTATTTTGAGTTTAAGTTGACCGGACAATCTGTCGCCATGCGGGCTTCGGATACAGGGGAAAGTTATTACAATGTTTTCGTTGATGGTAGACTAGAGAAGACTTTTCTGATCAATAGCAGGGATACAGTGATTACGATCGTTTCAAACCTGAAAGGCAACAAGGCATATCACGTACGTGTACAAAAACGCTCGGAAGGCGAGTTCGGTTGCACGACGATAAAAGGTTTTATGCTCGGCAATAAGTCTTTACTCGATGGTGTTGTGTCTCGACCAGCTCGATTTATAGAATTCATCGGCGACTCTTTTACGGTAGGATATGGCGCAGATGGAACGAACAGAGAGCAGGACTTTAGTGTGGAAACTGAAAATGCGGACAAGACCTACGCTTGCATACTGGCGCGGTACTTTCAAACAGACTATGCCCTGATTGCACATTCAGGACGTGGTGCAGCTAGAAACTATGGCGATACGTTAACGAGTTCTCGATACACCATGAAGGATGCCATGTTGAATACCTTGAATAGCGATTCATCCACACGCTATAAATTTGATCAGTACAAACCTGATTTAGTTATTATCAATCTGGGATCGAACGATTTTTCTACGCAACCAATTCCTTCGCAAACAACATTTGAAAAAGCGTATCTCCGCATTATTAGACAATTGCGGAGTGTATATGGTCCCGAGGTGAAAATTTTATGTGTCGTATCTCGTTTAGCTGATCCGGTTGAACGCTACATTGCCGAAATTGTAGAACGCGCTGGAGACACCAATCTGCACCATACAGCTTCCTTAAAAAACGTGATGAACAATGATTCGGATATGGGAGCTGCTTGGCACCCTGGCGTACGTGGGCAGCAGAAGATGGCTACTTTTTTGGTGCCCTATGTGGCTACGGTAATGGATTGGTCACTGGAAGACCGAGTTATAAAATAA
- a CDS encoding DUF4434 domain-containing protein, which produces MKRLFVKIGCFLFVVSLLTAAVAVKLQAQDLKPLKGTWLNLPYQDVRNTYMNPAHVDCLAPAFWKTKIEEYAQMGLRYLVLMAVANDGKAFYPSSFMPAAYPAGQQSPVEAIMEAADQYGMHVFMSCGWAENQDDNIRDPKIKALQQRIMQETAALFARNKSFYGWYLPVEDSMEPILSDEAVHAANTLTGIAKNLTPGKKVMISPYGVCYAALEDPKFAQQIKKLNVDIIAYQDEVGCVREPMPLPRVRENFKKLGKIHEDTGIEFWSNIESFTWQKEDNSRESALIPAAFPRYLSQLVAASLAGAKNVISFSVYGIIDDANSIMPIGQPIESAQSFIDFTDWKQRKGRWPLLEATFKGDVMHYAIGADIKVEGNFAKSVVYDKLTDGKLGEEHTDDLNWVDFGNQNMGVILDLKKQLPIHLLAARFLHYRPAGILLPAAVHFYVSKDGKQFNHLQTINLSASKNDKHDCWIDIASTAKLKTRGRYVKVVAEREANFRIVCDEILVNPRIDK; this is translated from the coding sequence ATGAAAAGATTATTCGTTAAAATAGGATGCTTTTTGTTTGTCGTTAGTTTGTTGACTGCCGCGGTTGCTGTAAAGCTCCAGGCACAGGACTTAAAACCATTAAAAGGTACATGGCTTAATTTACCCTACCAAGATGTACGCAATACATACATGAATCCGGCGCATGTCGATTGTCTTGCGCCAGCATTCTGGAAAACAAAAATTGAGGAATACGCGCAGATGGGCCTCAGGTATCTCGTTCTCATGGCGGTGGCCAACGACGGCAAAGCATTCTACCCTTCCTCTTTTATGCCGGCAGCGTATCCAGCGGGGCAACAAAGTCCTGTTGAGGCCATCATGGAGGCTGCAGATCAATATGGCATGCATGTGTTTATGAGTTGTGGTTGGGCTGAAAATCAGGATGATAACATACGTGATCCGAAGATTAAAGCATTGCAACAACGTATTATGCAAGAAACCGCCGCTCTATTCGCGAGAAACAAATCATTCTACGGCTGGTATCTTCCTGTGGAGGATAGCATGGAACCTATTCTTTCTGATGAAGCGGTCCATGCTGCAAATACACTTACAGGGATAGCCAAAAATTTAACTCCGGGTAAGAAAGTGATGATATCACCTTATGGTGTTTGTTACGCCGCGTTGGAAGATCCAAAGTTTGCCCAACAGATCAAGAAGCTAAACGTCGATATCATCGCCTATCAGGATGAAGTTGGCTGCGTGCGCGAACCGATGCCTTTGCCACGTGTTAGGGAAAACTTTAAAAAACTGGGCAAGATACATGAAGACACAGGGATAGAATTTTGGTCCAATATCGAATCGTTTACCTGGCAGAAGGAGGACAACTCTCGAGAATCTGCGTTGATTCCGGCTGCTTTTCCACGCTACCTGTCGCAGCTTGTTGCCGCTTCACTGGCGGGAGCAAAAAACGTGATCAGTTTTTCAGTTTATGGTATTATCGATGATGCAAACTCGATTATGCCAATTGGTCAGCCCATCGAGTCGGCACAGTCGTTCATCGATTTTACAGATTGGAAGCAGCGCAAAGGACGTTGGCCTTTGCTGGAGGCAACATTTAAAGGCGACGTAATGCACTATGCAATAGGTGCAGATATAAAGGTCGAAGGTAATTTTGCAAAATCCGTTGTTTATGATAAATTAACAGATGGTAAGTTGGGCGAGGAGCACACCGATGACTTAAATTGGGTGGATTTTGGAAATCAGAATATGGGTGTTATACTTGATCTTAAAAAACAACTGCCTATACATTTACTAGCAGCACGGTTTCTGCACTATCGTCCTGCGGGTATCTTATTGCCTGCAGCAGTACATTTTTATGTTTCTAAGGATGGAAAACAATTTAATCACCTGCAAACTATAAACCTATCTGCGTCAAAAAATGATAAACATGATTGTTGGATCGACATCGCTTCGACCGCTAAATTAAAAACAAGAGGTAGATACGTGAAGGTTGTCGCAGAACGAGAAGCTAATTTCCGGATAGTATGTGATGAAATATTGGTTAACCCTCGTATTGATAAATAG
- a CDS encoding porin family protein: MKRKLLSIAAALFFVAGAKAQTSYGLKAGVNFAKLIAKGGNITTISNNATNFYVTGYADVPLANSFSIQPGVSFQGKGGKDFDDTKLNLMYIEVPVNFVYSIPTGNSGNVFLGAGPYAGFGIHAKAKLGNVSEGMSFSDANIKTFDAGLNLLGGYKLTNGFLINAGYGLGLTNMAKKPVDGESVKNRVFSVGVGYQF, encoded by the coding sequence ATGAAAAGAAAATTACTATCAATCGCTGCGGCATTATTTTTTGTTGCTGGAGCAAAAGCACAGACTTCTTATGGTTTAAAGGCTGGTGTTAACTTCGCAAAGTTAATAGCAAAAGGAGGAAACATTACTACTATATCTAATAACGCTACTAATTTTTATGTTACCGGATATGCGGATGTGCCTTTAGCGAATAGCTTTAGTATTCAACCTGGAGTGTCCTTCCAGGGTAAAGGTGGTAAAGATTTTGATGATACAAAATTAAATTTAATGTACATTGAAGTACCAGTCAATTTTGTATATTCTATTCCGACAGGAAATTCTGGTAACGTATTTTTAGGCGCAGGTCCTTATGCTGGATTTGGTATTCACGCTAAAGCAAAATTAGGGAATGTAAGTGAAGGTATGAGCTTCAGTGATGCTAATATAAAGACCTTCGATGCTGGTTTAAATTTATTGGGTGGTTACAAACTAACAAATGGTTTCTTGATCAATGCTGGTTATGGATTAGGACTTACCAATATGGCCAAAAAACCTGTCGATGGTGAATCGGTTAAAAACCGCGTATTCTCAGTAGGTGTTGGATACCAGTTCTAA
- the rpsJ gene encoding 30S ribosomal protein S10, with amino-acid sequence MSQRIRIKLKSYDYNLVDKSAEKIVKTVKPTGAVVSGPIPLPTEKKIYTVLRSPHVNKKAREQFQLCAYKRLLDIYSSNAKTVDALMKLELPSGVEVEIKV; translated from the coding sequence ATGAGCCAAAGAATCAGAATTAAATTGAAATCTTACGATTACAATTTGGTTGACAAATCAGCTGAAAAAATCGTAAAAACAGTAAAACCTACAGGTGCAGTTGTTAGTGGTCCTATTCCATTGCCTACTGAGAAAAAAATCTATACGGTATTACGTTCACCACACGTTAACAAAAAAGCACGTGAGCAATTCCAATTGTGTGCTTACAAAAGATTGTTGGATATCTATTCATCAAACGCTAAAACTGTTGACGCATTGATGAAACTTGAATTGCCTTCAGGTGTTGAAGTAGAAATCAAAGTGTGA
- the fusA gene encoding elongation factor G, with the protein MARDLKFTRNIGIAAHIDAGKTTTTERILYYSGVNHKIGEVHEGASTMDWMEQEAERGITITSAATTVFWNYRGSKYQVNVIDTPGHVDFTVEVNRSLRVLDGLVFLFSAVDGVEPQSETNWRLADGYKVPRIGFVNKMDRSGADFLKVVKQVKDMLGSDAVALQLPIGAEDSFKGVVDLINNRGIVWNEHDKGMTFTEVPIPDDMVEEVAEYREKLLEAVAGYDETLMEKFFEDPDSLTEREILNALRAAVLDNSIVPMVCGSSFKNKGVQTMLDLVMELLPSPLDVEAVKGTNPDTGEEILRKPSVNEPFAALGFKIATDPFVGRLCFIRAYSGKLDAGSYVLNTRSGNKERISRIFQMHANKQNPIPFIEAGDIGAVVGFKDIKTGDTLCDEKAPIVLESMTFPEPVIGLAIEPKTQADVDRLGIGLGKLAEEDPTFVVKTDEETGQTVISGMGELHLEILIDRLKREFKVEVNQGAPQVSYKESINGTTEHREVFKKQSGGRGKFADIKVVISPADEDFDLTKSPLQFVNEIVGGKIPKEFIPSVQKGFETSMKNGVLAGFPLSGMKVRLIDGSFHAVDSDSLSFELAARQAYREGLPKCSPVLMEPIMKIEVLTPEENMGDVMGDLNRRRGQMQGLDSRNGVQVIKALVPLSEMFGYVTQLRTITSGRATSTMEFDHFEEAPRNVAEEVIAKSKGKIKGSVE; encoded by the coding sequence ATGGCAAGAGATTTAAAATTCACTAGAAATATCGGTATCGCTGCTCACATCGATGCTGGTAAAACTACAACAACTGAGCGTATCCTTTATTACTCAGGTGTAAACCACAAAATTGGTGAAGTTCACGAAGGTGCTTCAACAATGGACTGGATGGAGCAAGAAGCTGAGCGTGGTATCACAATTACTTCTGCTGCTACAACTGTATTCTGGAACTACCGTGGTAGCAAATACCAAGTAAACGTAATCGATACTCCAGGACACGTGGATTTCACGGTTGAAGTAAACCGTTCATTACGTGTATTAGACGGATTAGTATTCTTGTTCTCAGCTGTTGATGGTGTTGAGCCTCAATCTGAAACAAACTGGCGTTTAGCGGATGGTTATAAAGTACCTCGTATCGGTTTCGTTAACAAAATGGACCGTTCAGGAGCTGACTTCTTGAAAGTTGTAAAACAAGTTAAAGATATGTTAGGTTCTGATGCAGTTGCTTTGCAATTGCCTATCGGTGCGGAAGATAGTTTTAAAGGTGTAGTTGACTTAATCAACAACCGTGGTATCGTTTGGAATGAGCATGATAAAGGAATGACTTTCACTGAAGTTCCTATTCCTGATGATATGGTGGAAGAAGTTGCCGAATACCGTGAGAAATTATTAGAAGCTGTTGCTGGTTATGATGAGACTTTGATGGAGAAATTCTTCGAAGATCCAGATTCATTGACTGAGCGTGAGATCTTAAATGCGTTACGCGCTGCTGTATTGGATAACTCTATCGTTCCTATGGTTTGTGGTTCATCTTTCAAAAACAAAGGTGTTCAAACCATGTTGGATTTGGTGATGGAATTATTGCCTTCTCCTCTTGATGTAGAGGCTGTAAAAGGAACTAACCCTGATACAGGCGAAGAAATATTACGTAAACCATCTGTAAACGAACCATTCGCTGCTTTAGGTTTCAAAATCGCGACTGACCCATTTGTAGGTCGTTTATGTTTTATCCGTGCTTATTCTGGTAAGTTAGATGCAGGTTCTTATGTATTGAACACACGTTCAGGAAACAAAGAGCGTATCTCTCGTATCTTCCAGATGCACGCGAACAAACAAAACCCTATCCCTTTCATTGAGGCAGGTGATATCGGCGCTGTTGTAGGTTTCAAAGACATCAAAACTGGTGATACACTTTGTGACGAAAAAGCTCCTATCGTATTGGAGTCTATGACTTTCCCTGAGCCAGTGATTGGTTTGGCAATTGAGCCTAAAACTCAGGCTGACGTTGATAGATTAGGTATTGGTCTTGGTAAATTGGCTGAAGAGGATCCAACATTCGTTGTAAAAACTGATGAAGAAACTGGTCAAACAGTAATCTCTGGTATGGGAGAGCTCCACTTAGAGATCTTGATCGACCGTTTGAAACGTGAATTTAAAGTTGAGGTTAACCAAGGTGCTCCTCAAGTATCTTACAAAGAGTCTATCAATGGTACTACTGAGCACCGTGAAGTATTCAAAAAACAATCAGGTGGTCGTGGTAAATTCGCGGATATCAAAGTTGTTATCTCTCCAGCGGATGAAGATTTCGATTTAACAAAATCACCTCTTCAATTCGTTAATGAAATCGTTGGTGGTAAAATTCCTAAAGAATTTATTCCTTCAGTTCAAAAAGGATTTGAAACTTCAATGAAAAATGGTGTGTTAGCAGGATTCCCATTATCAGGAATGAAAGTTCGTTTGATTGATGGTTCATTCCACGCTGTCGATTCAGATTCATTGTCTTTCGAATTAGCTGCTCGTCAAGCATACCGTGAAGGATTGCCTAAATGTTCTCCAGTGTTAATGGAACCAATCATGAAGATTGAGGTTTTAACACCTGAAGAAAACATGGGTGATGTAATGGGTGACTTAAACCGTCGTCGTGGTCAAATGCAAGGTTTGGATTCACGTAATGGTGTACAAGTAATCAAAGCATTGGTTCCACTTTCTGAGATGTTCGGTTACGTAACACAATTACGTACAATCACTTCAGGCCGTGCTACATCTACAATGGAATTTGATCACTTTGAAGAAGCTCCTCGTAACGTTGCTGAAGAGGTGATTGCAAAATCAAAAGGTAAAATCAAAGGTTCTGTAGAATAA
- the rpsG gene encoding 30S ribosomal protein S7, which translates to MRKSKPKKRIILPDPKFNDVQVTRFVNNMMVDGKKSIAYSIFYDAVELVEQKTQESGLEAWKKALNNVMPAVEVKSRRVGGANFQVPMEVRPDRKIALGMKWLISYARKRGEKTMFEKLAGEIISASKGEGAAVKKKEDTHKMAEANKAFSHFRF; encoded by the coding sequence ATGAGAAAATCAAAACCGAAAAAGAGAATCATTTTACCTGATCCAAAGTTTAACGACGTTCAGGTAACACGTTTCGTAAACAATATGATGGTAGATGGTAAAAAATCTATCGCTTATTCTATTTTTTACGATGCAGTAGAATTAGTAGAACAAAAAACACAAGAAAGCGGTTTAGAAGCTTGGAAAAAAGCTTTAAACAACGTTATGCCTGCTGTTGAAGTTAAATCACGTCGTGTGGGTGGTGCAAACTTCCAAGTTCCTATGGAGGTTCGTCCAGACCGTAAAATCGCTTTAGGTATGAAATGGTTAATTTCATACGCTCGCAAACGTGGTGAAAAAACAATGTTCGAGAAATTAGCAGGAGAAATCATTTCAGCTTCTAAAGGTGAAGGTGCTGCTGTTAAGAAGAAAGAAGATACGCACAAAATGGCGGAAGCTAACAAAGCGTTCTCACACTTCAGATTCTAA
- the rpsL gene encoding 30S ribosomal protein S12, translating to MPTIQQLVRKGRVALVDKSKSPALDSCPQRRGVCTRVYTTTPKKPNSAMRKVARVRLTNGKEVNAYIPGEGHNLQEHSIVLIRGGRVKDLPGVRYHIIRGALDTSGVAGRNQRRSKYGTKRPKPGQAAAAPAKGKKK from the coding sequence ATGCCTACTATTCAACAATTAGTTAGAAAAGGTAGAGTAGCTCTGGTTGATAAGAGTAAGTCACCAGCGTTGGACTCATGTCCACAGCGAAGAGGTGTATGTACACGTGTATATACTACTACCCCTAAAAAACCAAACTCAGCAATGCGTAAAGTAGCTCGTGTACGTTTAACAAACGGTAAAGAGGTCAACGCTTACATCCCTGGAGAAGGTCACAACTTACAAGAGCACTCGATCGTTTTGATCCGCGGTGGTCGTGTTAAGGATTTACCAGGTGTGCGTTACCACATCATCCGTGGTGCATTAGATACTTCAGGTGTAGCAGGTCGTAACCAACGTCGTTCAAAATACGGAACTAAGCGTCCTAAACCAGGACAAGCAGCTGCAGCTCCAGCAAAAGGTAAAAAGAAATAA
- the rnr gene encoding ribonuclease R, whose amino-acid sequence MKTRKENPYKEVLTQLIVDIFEKSDNKPLNYKQVSSKLNLTDNDSKVAIADILHDNVRNGLFVEVERGKFNLKQLKVYVTGKVDMTADGSAYVIPDDEFENDIYIAPRKLRQALHGDIVKVHTFEKRKGGRKKEGEVVEILQRAKTDFTGTISISNNFAFFIADDRKMLHDIFIPLDNLNGAKDKEKVVVSIIDWPSGSKNPVGTVKHVLGTKGENNTEMNAILADFGFPLEFPKKVEAEANNISEEISNEEVAKRRDFRNVTTFTIDPADAKDFDDAISFQKLENGNYEIGVHIADVSHFVVPDTELDKEAFSRGTSVYLVDRVIPMLPERLSNGVCSLRPHEDKLCFSAVFELDEKANVHDQWFGRTVIHSDRRFSYEEAQEVIETRSGDFSEEILKLNELAYILRERKFKNGAIAFESEEVKFTLDENGKPTGVYTKVRKDAHKLIEDFMLLANRKVAEFIGKQGRGKNKLTFVYRFHDVPNPETLTTFSQFAARFGHKLTIKTDKETAKSLNALMTKIEGSKEQNMLTSLAVRSMAKAIYTTKKTSHYGLAFDYYTHFTSPIRRYPDVMVHRLLQFYLDGCTKINAEHYEKMAEHSSQMEKKAAEAERASIKYKQAEYLQDQIGTEYTGIVSGVTEWGMYVEIEENKCEGMVRLRDITDDFYVLDEKNYAIIGQRKKKKFQLGDEVQIRVKKVDLDKRQIDFTLLS is encoded by the coding sequence ATGAAAACAAGAAAAGAAAATCCATATAAAGAGGTCTTGACACAACTGATCGTCGATATTTTCGAAAAATCAGATAACAAGCCGCTCAACTATAAACAAGTGTCTTCTAAATTGAACCTCACAGATAACGACTCTAAAGTCGCTATCGCCGATATTTTACATGATAATGTTAGAAATGGACTTTTTGTTGAGGTCGAGCGAGGCAAGTTTAATCTGAAGCAACTCAAAGTGTATGTCACAGGGAAGGTCGATATGACCGCCGATGGTTCTGCCTATGTCATTCCTGATGACGAATTTGAAAATGACATTTATATTGCCCCACGTAAGCTGAGGCAGGCGCTACACGGAGATATCGTTAAGGTACATACTTTTGAAAAACGAAAAGGTGGCCGTAAAAAAGAAGGTGAAGTGGTTGAAATCCTGCAAAGGGCAAAGACCGATTTTACGGGAACCATCAGTATCTCCAATAATTTTGCATTTTTCATTGCGGACGATCGCAAGATGTTGCACGACATCTTCATTCCCTTGGATAACCTGAATGGTGCCAAGGATAAAGAAAAAGTAGTGGTTTCGATTATTGACTGGCCGAGCGGAAGCAAAAACCCTGTGGGGACTGTAAAACATGTTTTGGGTACCAAAGGAGAAAACAATACCGAGATGAATGCGATTTTGGCCGACTTTGGTTTTCCATTGGAATTCCCGAAAAAAGTGGAAGCCGAAGCCAATAATATTTCGGAAGAAATAAGCAACGAGGAAGTTGCGAAAAGACGCGATTTTAGAAATGTGACGACCTTTACCATTGACCCGGCAGATGCAAAAGATTTCGATGATGCAATTTCATTTCAGAAACTGGAGAATGGCAATTATGAGATTGGTGTTCATATTGCTGATGTTTCCCATTTTGTGGTGCCTGATACAGAATTAGATAAAGAAGCCTTCAGTCGCGGCACATCGGTTTATTTGGTAGACCGCGTTATCCCTATGCTTCCAGAGCGCCTCTCCAATGGTGTATGTTCCTTACGTCCACATGAAGATAAGCTGTGTTTTTCAGCAGTTTTCGAACTGGATGAAAAAGCTAATGTACACGATCAATGGTTTGGGCGCACAGTGATTCACTCGGATAGACGGTTTAGCTATGAAGAGGCGCAGGAGGTGATCGAGACGAGATCGGGTGATTTCAGCGAGGAGATTCTGAAATTAAATGAACTCGCTTATATCCTTCGCGAGCGGAAGTTTAAAAATGGAGCGATAGCGTTTGAAAGTGAAGAAGTGAAATTCACGCTGGATGAAAATGGCAAACCTACGGGGGTATACACCAAAGTCCGGAAAGACGCTCATAAGCTGATTGAAGACTTTATGTTATTGGCCAATCGTAAGGTTGCTGAATTTATCGGTAAGCAAGGGCGCGGAAAAAACAAGCTTACGTTTGTTTACCGTTTTCACGATGTACCTAATCCAGAAACACTCACTACCTTCTCTCAATTTGCTGCACGGTTTGGCCATAAATTGACGATCAAGACCGATAAGGAAACGGCCAAATCTTTGAACGCGTTGATGACCAAAATAGAAGGCAGCAAAGAGCAAAACATGCTGACTTCGCTTGCCGTACGTTCGATGGCCAAGGCGATCTACACGACGAAAAAGACAAGCCACTATGGGTTGGCATTCGATTATTACACACACTTCACCTCTCCTATCCGCCGCTATCCGGATGTGATGGTACACCGTCTATTACAGTTTTATTTAGATGGCTGCACGAAGATCAATGCAGAGCATTATGAAAAGATGGCTGAGCATTCTTCCCAAATGGAGAAAAAAGCGGCTGAGGCCGAGCGCGCATCCATCAAGTACAAACAAGCGGAATATTTGCAGGACCAGATTGGCACCGAATATACCGGTATTGTATCGGGCGTGACCGAATGGGGTATGTATGTCGAGATTGAGGAGAACAAATGTGAGGGTATGGTACGCTTGCGGGATATTACCGATGACTTTTACGTGCTTGACGAGAAAAACTATGCAATCATTGGACAACGGAAGAAAAAGAAATTTCAGTTGGGTGATGAGGTTCAGATCCGCGTGAAGAAAGTCGATCTGGATAAAAGGCAGATTGATTTTACGTTGTTGAGTTAA
- a CDS encoding Fur family transcriptional regulator, translating into MEDSNTVYPEILKRNSLKVTQPRLKVLEIISRKDSAISQPELEKLLGKDIDRVTLYRVLASFEEKGIIHKIFDLHGTATYAMCSTNCSEHDHHDQHVHFICRVCNSVYCLEDMTLPKVSIPEGFSLEAIAVNALGVCNHCKK; encoded by the coding sequence ATGGAAGATTCCAACACTGTATATCCAGAAATTCTCAAACGAAATAGTTTAAAAGTTACCCAGCCACGGTTGAAGGTACTTGAAATTATCTCCCGTAAAGATTCGGCGATTTCTCAGCCGGAGCTGGAAAAATTACTAGGCAAGGATATTGACCGTGTTACATTATACCGCGTACTGGCCAGTTTTGAAGAGAAAGGGATTATCCATAAAATCTTTGACTTACATGGTACGGCCACATATGCCATGTGTTCGACAAACTGTTCAGAACATGATCACCACGACCAACACGTACATTTTATTTGCCGGGTGTGCAATTCTGTGTACTGTCTGGAAGATATGACTTTACCGAAGGTATCTATACCTGAAGGCTTTAGTCTCGAAGCCATAGCGGTTAATGCGCTTGGTGTGTGCAATCATTGCAAAAAATAA
- the fsa gene encoding fructose-6-phosphate aldolase, which produces MKFFIDTANLEQIKEAQDLGVLDGVTTNPSLMAKEGISGDENVINHYKAICAIVDGDVSAEVISTTYEEMIKEGEALAALDNKIVVKVPMIKDGVKAIKYFSKKGIKTNCTLVFTAGQALLAAKAGATYVSPFIGRLDDISTDGLALIEDIRLIYDNYNYSTQILAASVRHSAHILGCAKIGADVMTGPLSAILSLLKHPLTDSGLATFLADHAKAAGK; this is translated from the coding sequence ATGAAATTTTTTATTGACACAGCGAACCTAGAACAAATCAAAGAAGCTCAAGATTTAGGCGTATTAGACGGTGTAACGACCAATCCGAGTTTAATGGCTAAAGAAGGTATTAGCGGTGATGAAAACGTAATCAACCATTATAAAGCGATCTGTGCGATCGTTGATGGCGACGTAAGTGCAGAAGTTATTTCTACTACTTATGAGGAAATGATCAAAGAAGGAGAAGCGTTGGCAGCTCTTGATAATAAGATTGTTGTTAAAGTTCCTATGATCAAAGATGGCGTAAAAGCAATTAAATATTTCAGCAAAAAAGGCATTAAAACAAATTGTACATTAGTGTTCACAGCGGGTCAGGCGTTATTGGCTGCTAAAGCTGGTGCAACCTATGTATCTCCTTTCATTGGTCGTTTGGATGATATCTCTACAGATGGATTGGCGCTGATTGAAGATATCCGTTTGATCTACGATAACTACAACTATTCAACGCAAATATTAGCGGCTTCTGTACGTCACAGTGCGCACATTCTAGGATGTGCTAAAATTGGCGCTGATGTGATGACAGGTCCATTGTCGGCGATCCTTTCCCTATTGAAACACCCATTGACAGATAGCGGTTTGGCAACATTTTTAGCTGATCACGCTAAAGCTGCAGGAAAATAA